The Patagioenas fasciata isolate bPatFas1 chromosome 3, bPatFas1.hap1, whole genome shotgun sequence genome contains a region encoding:
- the TCF21 gene encoding transcription factor 21 gives MSTGSLSDVEDLQEVEMLECDGLKMDTNKEFGASNESNEEGSNGENGSPQKGRGASGKRKKAPPKKSPLNGVSQEGKQVQRNAANARERARMRVLSKAFSRLKTTLPWVPPDTKLSKLDTLRLASSYIAHLRQILANDKYENGYIHPVNLTWPFMVAGKPESDLKEVVNTNRLCGPTAS, from the exons ATGTCCACTGGGTCCCTCAGTGATGTGGAAGATCTGCAGGAGGTGGAGATGCTGGAGTGCGATGGCCTGAAAATGGATACTAACAAAGAGTTTGGGGCGTCCAACGAGAGCAACGAGGAGGGATCCAATGGCgagaatggctcccctcagaaggggagaggggcctcgggaaagaggaaaaaagctccCCCCAAGAAGAGCCCTTTAAATGGAGTGAGCCAGGAGGGAAAGCAGGTCCAGAGAAACGCTGCCAACGCCAGGGAGAGGGCAAGGATGAGGGTCCTTAGCAAAGCCTTCTCAAGGCTTAAGACCACACTGCCCTGGGTGCCCCCAGACACCAAGCTTTCCAAACTGGACACCTTGAGGTTGGCCTCCAGCTACATCGCTCACCTGAGGCAGATCCTGGCCAATGACAAGTATGAAAACGGCTACATCCACCCAGTCAACCTG ACTTGGCCTTTTATGGTAGCCGGCAAACCCGAGAGTGACCTGAAAGAAGTGGTGAACACAAACCGTTTGTGCGGCCCGACGGCATCCTGA